One region of Lampris incognitus isolate fLamInc1 chromosome 12, fLamInc1.hap2, whole genome shotgun sequence genomic DNA includes:
- the cabp1b gene encoding calcium-binding protein 1b isoform X3: MHNVLGPACIFLRKGFAESRQDRELRPEEMDELREAFREFDKDKDGFIGCKDLGNCMRTMGYMPTEMELIELSQQINMNLGGHVDFEDFVELMGPKLLAETADMIGVKELRDAFKEFDTNGDGQISTAELREAMKKLLGQQVGHRDLEDILRDIDLNGDGHVDFEEFVRMMSR; encoded by the exons ATGCACAACGTACTGGGGCCTGCGTGCATCTTTCTACGCAAGGGCTTCGCTGAGAGCCGGCAG GATCGAGAGTTGAGGCCGGAAGAAATGGATG AGTTACGTGAGGCTTTTAGGGAATTTGATAAAGACAAAGACGGCTTCATCGGCTGCAAAGACCTGGGCAACTGCATGAGAACGATGGGCTACATGCCCACCGAGATGGAGCTAATAGAGCTGAGCCAGCAGATCAACATGAACT TGGGAGGACATGTGGACTTCGAGGATTTCGTTGAGCTGATGGGGCCCAAACTGCTGGCTGAAACTGCAGATATGATTGGGGTAAAGGAGTTGAGGGATGCTTTCAAAGAG TTTGATACAAATGGAGATGGCCAAATCAGCACTGCAGAGCTCAGAGAGGCAATGAAAAAGCTTTTAGGTCAACAG GTGGGCCACCGAGATCTGGAGGATATTCTGCGAGACATTGACCtcaatggtgatggacacgtAGACTTTGAAG AATTTGTGCGGATGATGTCACGGTGA
- the cabp1b gene encoding calcium-binding protein 1b isoform X2, producing the protein MGNSVKSLKKFSKKDRELRPEEMDELREAFREFDKDKDGFIGCKDLGNCMRTMGYMPTEMELIELSQQINMNLGGHVDFEDFVELMGPKLLAETADMIGVKELRDAFKEFDTNGDGQISTAELREAMKKLLGQQVGHRDLEDILRDIDLNGDGHVDFEEFVRMMSR; encoded by the exons ATGGGCAACTCTGTTAAGTCGCTTAAAAAATTCTCCAAGAAG GATCGAGAGTTGAGGCCGGAAGAAATGGATG AGTTACGTGAGGCTTTTAGGGAATTTGATAAAGACAAAGACGGCTTCATCGGCTGCAAAGACCTGGGCAACTGCATGAGAACGATGGGCTACATGCCCACCGAGATGGAGCTAATAGAGCTGAGCCAGCAGATCAACATGAACT TGGGAGGACATGTGGACTTCGAGGATTTCGTTGAGCTGATGGGGCCCAAACTGCTGGCTGAAACTGCAGATATGATTGGGGTAAAGGAGTTGAGGGATGCTTTCAAAGAG TTTGATACAAATGGAGATGGCCAAATCAGCACTGCAGAGCTCAGAGAGGCAATGAAAAAGCTTTTAGGTCAACAG GTGGGCCACCGAGATCTGGAGGATATTCTGCGAGACATTGACCtcaatggtgatggacacgtAGACTTTGAAG AATTTGTGCGGATGATGTCACGGTGA